A stretch of the Tautonia marina genome encodes the following:
- a CDS encoding prenyltransferase/squalene oxidase repeat-containing protein: MTRFSAPVVLLGLILPLIAPSETTFAQDLPEPPRASFSNAETDLAARRALDYLAGAQQADGAWESGGFGKATSVTSLAVMAFLACGHVPGEDGPYREAIERGIAYVLDHQRPDGMLVSNTSHGPLYCHGISTLMLAEVVGMTPDPDLAARARNALAKAVELIVRAQQVPKSPDHAGGWRYQPGSYDSDLSVSGWQVVALRAARDAGCTVPSEAIDDALDYVRRCVEPRSGGFSYQAGRGGPNNPRTGTGILSLELCGEHASPEALAGGDYLMSHPPSWGSDYFFYEAYYCSQALFQLGDDYFLPYYRQLIPILLDHQDPDGSWFSTSGNDRTGGRNYCTAMGVLALAVEYRYLPIYQR, from the coding sequence ATGACGCGATTCTCCGCCCCAGTCGTCCTCCTCGGGCTGATCCTGCCGCTCATTGCTCCTTCAGAAACCACCTTCGCCCAGGATCTGCCCGAGCCTCCCCGCGCCTCCTTCTCGAACGCCGAGACCGACCTCGCCGCCCGCCGGGCGCTCGACTACCTGGCCGGTGCCCAGCAGGCCGACGGCGCCTGGGAATCCGGCGGGTTCGGCAAGGCCACCTCGGTCACGTCGCTGGCCGTCATGGCCTTCCTCGCCTGCGGCCACGTTCCGGGAGAGGACGGCCCGTACCGCGAGGCCATCGAGCGCGGCATCGCCTACGTCCTCGATCACCAGCGGCCCGACGGCATGCTCGTCTCGAACACGAGCCACGGGCCGCTCTACTGCCACGGCATCAGCACCCTGATGCTCGCCGAGGTCGTCGGCATGACCCCCGATCCCGACCTCGCCGCGCGTGCCCGCAACGCCCTGGCGAAGGCCGTCGAGCTGATCGTCCGCGCCCAGCAGGTGCCCAAGTCGCCCGACCACGCCGGCGGCTGGCGCTACCAGCCGGGCAGCTACGACAGCGACCTGAGCGTCTCCGGCTGGCAGGTCGTCGCCCTGCGGGCCGCCCGGGACGCCGGCTGCACCGTCCCCTCCGAGGCCATCGACGACGCCCTCGACTACGTCCGGCGCTGCGTCGAGCCCCGCTCCGGAGGCTTCAGCTACCAGGCCGGCCGCGGCGGGCCGAACAACCCGAGGACCGGCACCGGCATCCTCTCCCTCGAACTCTGCGGCGAGCACGCCTCGCCCGAAGCCCTTGCCGGCGGCGATTACCTCATGAGCCACCCCCCCAGCTGGGGCTCCGACTACTTCTTCTACGAAGCCTATTACTGCTCGCAGGCCCTCTTTCAGCTCGGCGACGACTACTTCCTTCCCTACTACCGACAGCTCATCCCCATCCTGCTCGACCACCAGGACCCCGACGGCTCCTGGTTCTCCACCTCCGGCAACGACCGCACCGGAGGCCGCAACTACTGCACCGCAATGGGAGTGCTTGCCCTGGCGGTCGAATATCGCTATTTGCCCATTTATCAGCGCTGA
- a CDS encoding cytochrome-c peroxidase codes for MPRIVPAALLAVALAAPIRAQDDARLAVVLGDPTLTAGIPGEGPLTTDQIKAWLADEDNHKVLDVTLPLGLSAGAAQMIGLTENPMTRAKVELGRQLYFDTRLSADRTISCATCHAPGTGYAAPTQFGIGILDQQGNRNSPTAYNRILSGAQFWDGRAASLEEQAIGPIANPIEMGNTHDVAVDTIRRIPGYVLQFERIFPEDGVTIETIGKAIATFERAIVTGPSPFDYAEELAKFEQFTPEDLEDIKEFEPELYEQYLALKADAAKNPMTEDARRGRELFFSQRVNCSACHVGANLADELYHNLGVGMDSDDPDVGRFAVTGDPKDWGAFKTPTIRNVAQTAPYMHDGSQKTLLEVVEHYAKGGIPNKNLSDKIKPIDLTEQEKLDLVAFMEACTGPLPPVETERLPE; via the coding sequence ATGCCCCGAATTGTTCCGGCCGCCTTGCTGGCGGTCGCCCTGGCCGCTCCGATCCGCGCTCAGGACGACGCAAGACTTGCCGTCGTCCTCGGCGACCCGACCCTGACCGCCGGAATCCCGGGCGAAGGCCCCCTGACGACCGATCAGATCAAGGCCTGGCTGGCCGACGAGGACAACCACAAGGTCCTCGACGTGACCTTGCCCCTGGGCCTCTCGGCCGGCGCCGCGCAGATGATCGGCCTGACCGAAAACCCGATGACCCGCGCCAAGGTCGAGCTCGGCCGTCAGCTCTACTTTGACACCCGCCTGTCGGCCGACCGCACGATCAGCTGCGCCACCTGCCACGCTCCCGGCACGGGGTATGCCGCCCCAACGCAGTTCGGCATCGGCATCCTCGACCAGCAAGGCAACCGCAACTCGCCGACGGCCTACAACCGCATTCTCTCCGGCGCTCAGTTCTGGGACGGCCGGGCCGCCTCGCTCGAAGAGCAGGCCATCGGCCCGATCGCCAACCCGATCGAAATGGGTAACACCCACGATGTCGCCGTCGACACCATCCGCCGCATCCCCGGCTACGTCCTCCAGTTCGAGCGCATCTTCCCCGAAGACGGCGTGACGATCGAGACCATCGGCAAGGCCATTGCCACCTTCGAACGCGCCATCGTCACCGGCCCGTCTCCCTTCGACTATGCCGAGGAACTGGCCAAGTTCGAGCAGTTCACCCCCGAAGACCTTGAAGACATCAAGGAATTCGAGCCCGAGTTGTACGAGCAGTACCTCGCCCTGAAGGCCGACGCCGCCAAGAACCCGATGACCGAGGACGCCCGCCGCGGCCGAGAGCTGTTCTTCAGCCAGCGCGTCAACTGCTCCGCCTGCCACGTCGGTGCAAACCTGGCCGACGAGCTGTATCACAACCTCGGCGTCGGCATGGATTCGGACGACCCCGACGTCGGCCGCTTTGCCGTCACCGGCGACCCGAAGGACTGGGGAGCGTTCAAGACTCCCACCATTCGCAACGTCGCCCAGACCGCCCCGTACATGCACGACGGCAGCCAGAAAACCCTCCTCGAAGTCGTCGAGCACTACGCCAAGGGGGGCATCCCCAACAAAAACCTCAGCGACAAGATCAAGCCGATCGACCTGACCGAGCAAGAAAAGCTCGACCTCGTCGCCTTCATGGAAGCCTGCACCGGCCCCTTGCCCCCGGTCGAGACCGAGCGGCTTCCCGAGTAA
- a CDS encoding DUF6768 family protein, giving the protein MKTQDHELDTLIRAALSAEERTMFDRLGEPSLPELMTESFRGRRRWINVYATVVTFAFFGLAVVSAVKIFQTDEVVDILRWGLGFGLGLAVSLALKVWFWLDMQRHSLSREIKRIELAVAHLAHELNSHKGPSS; this is encoded by the coding sequence ATGAAGACCCAGGACCACGAACTCGATACACTGATTCGAGCAGCCCTTTCCGCCGAGGAACGCACCATGTTCGACCGCCTCGGCGAGCCGTCGCTCCCCGAGCTGATGACCGAGAGCTTCCGGGGCCGTCGCCGCTGGATCAACGTCTACGCCACGGTCGTCACGTTCGCCTTCTTCGGCCTCGCCGTCGTCTCGGCGGTCAAGATCTTTCAGACCGACGAGGTCGTCGACATCCTCCGCTGGGGCCTCGGCTTCGGCCTCGGCCTGGCCGTCTCGCTGGCCTTGAAGGTCTGGTTCTGGCTCGACATGCAACGGCATTCCCTCTCCCGAGAGATCAAGCGCATCGAGCTTGCCGTCGCCCACCTGGCCCACGAGCTGAACTCCCACAAAGGCCCCTCGTCATGA
- a CDS encoding DNA integrity scanning protein DisA nucleotide-binding domain protein — MTLQSTLNKATAHLLEMACEAVDQLGAAGLLVLPEGNLDWNAVREVCQTTRVLVAVVEKHVETVAEAGLIPVEVEPVDAGIVERITLALIESVANDLLRSGARVVVVYAAFDSELDSISTIRLGERLERLSARDLRALETSVPFETLKAIVDIAVAVGREGREGKPVGTLIVVGDTREVMARSRTLGFDPVKGYRRKERNIRDARVREAIKEIAQLDGAIVVSRDGTVEAACQMIDAPTTGLALPKGLGTRHWTGAAITKVTTAVAVAVSESTGTVRIFQNGEIVLRIAPIGRARALKWTEPEIEPPPPRAEKGN, encoded by the coding sequence GTGACGTTGCAGAGCACACTGAACAAGGCGACGGCGCACCTGCTGGAAATGGCCTGCGAGGCCGTCGATCAGCTCGGCGCCGCCGGCTTGCTGGTGCTCCCCGAGGGAAACCTCGACTGGAACGCCGTTCGAGAGGTCTGCCAGACCACCCGCGTCCTCGTCGCCGTGGTCGAAAAACACGTCGAAACCGTGGCCGAGGCCGGCCTGATCCCCGTCGAGGTCGAGCCCGTCGATGCCGGCATCGTCGAACGGATCACCCTGGCGCTCATCGAGTCGGTCGCCAACGACCTGCTCCGCTCCGGCGCTCGCGTCGTGGTCGTGTACGCGGCCTTCGATTCCGAGCTCGATTCGATCAGCACCATCCGCCTTGGCGAGCGTCTCGAACGCCTCAGCGCCCGAGACCTGCGTGCCCTCGAAACCAGCGTTCCCTTCGAAACCCTCAAGGCCATCGTCGATATCGCCGTGGCCGTCGGCCGCGAAGGCCGCGAGGGCAAGCCCGTCGGCACCTTGATCGTCGTCGGCGATACCCGAGAGGTCATGGCCCGCTCCCGCACCCTCGGCTTCGACCCGGTCAAGGGCTACCGCCGCAAGGAACGCAACATCCGCGATGCCCGCGTCCGCGAGGCGATCAAGGAGATCGCCCAGCTCGACGGCGCCATCGTCGTCTCCCGAGACGGCACCGTCGAGGCCGCCTGCCAGATGATCGACGCCCCGACCACCGGCCTTGCCCTTCCCAAGGGGCTCGGCACCCGCCACTGGACCGGCGCGGCCATCACCAAGGTCACCACCGCCGTCGCCGTCGCCGTCAGCGAGTCCACCGGCACCGTCCGCATCTTCCAGAACGGCGAGATCGTTCTCCGCATCGCCCCCATCGGCCGCGCCCGCGCCCTCAAGTGGACCGAGCCCGAAATCGAGCCCCCTCCCCCCCGCGCCGAAAAGGGGAATTAA
- a CDS encoding WD40 repeat domain-containing serine/threonine protein kinase yields the protein MSESLADRDPVELLADAIMERFRNGERPDVEELIRDYPELADDLPAILQTMIDLERMFPREGTAVDDATSASGDVPLRATGEPRFWQVGDYHLLREIGRGGMGVVYEAEQISLGRRVALKILPSHIVFDPAMLERFRREARAAARLHHTNIVPVFEVGQEGELAYYAMQFIQGRGLDRVIEELRKHREHQVAETLSPEEARAIKAEALTSDRDESSLSLAARSLWTGQFAVRAFDAGTSLIAIPSTDATLIEPSEWWEDVRRLGNPSDPGARTDRIGSSTLRSNGRLPYFRSVARLGKQVAQALAYAHGRGIIHRDIKPSNLLLDDDGVIWVTDFGLAQVEQDRPLTRTGDLLGTLRYLAPECFRNRADARADLYALGLTLYEMLALRPAFSAADRLLLIEQIRTEEPTPLRQIDASIPRDLETILLKATDKDPDARYQTASALAEDLGRFLEDRPIAARPIGVPERLVRWCRRKPDVAAMTGAIFGLLLTIAVGASVLAVRLERSARDAFASAEAANDAATRALRARVEADAANRELFATQDRLRRNLYASRVNAALSAWNANDMGQFHVLLDKAEPSEEDQDLIGWEWDYLRRLSGPDRLRFDEHTREVNAVHFSPDGRTLASIQWGGRVVLRDVRTGSVLRTLPGSDNLEITGPKSIGVFGVAFSPDGRIVVAQNPDTLQPTSYEVASGRRLTSYDGVEGSVIDLEISPDGRWLAGAISTHRLMLWDLATGRLVTTIDGAHRSSVLSLAFSPDGQTLVTSGMDGVIQLWDVEPLRSRARLVGHAGQVFGVAISPDGQTIASVGRDGSIRLWDMEEQHESALVQRAGPLQIAVAFSPNGRQLASAGLDKAVTVWDLDSGEPVRVFQGHEDTVVSLDFSPDGRLIASASFDRTVRLWNLDEANQPRTLRNVEALASLDRPIDLAFTPDGQRVAASYANGFLKGWTVDQGEIVIFFPMLDPNDGRQDRRIDAIAFSPDGRRLAMSSPDHQIIFYDADPHFIAGVIPSAHEDTIKDLAFTPDGKRIVSVSDDGRLRLWDATTYENLFTYEGLLEGIHHVTISPNGRLIAAAGVDGRVKVLEAATGAELHSFSGHAGAVYSVVFHPDGRRLASAGVDARICFWDVENGKPLDTMTGHSGVIHDLAFSPDGRRLASAGSDRTVRLWDMTSGLEVLTMKDHTDRVRRVAFSPDGRTLASISDDQTVKLRDALPMPDGSDATTVADDSETPARLADEPNLAVGEWSEAVRRPQGAGGGVGVDGVGPGGSGAGAEEARAISWK from the coding sequence ATGAGCGAGTCGTTGGCAGACCGCGACCCGGTCGAGTTGCTGGCCGATGCAATCATGGAGCGCTTCCGGAACGGGGAGCGGCCCGATGTCGAGGAGCTGATCCGGGATTATCCCGAGCTGGCCGATGATCTGCCCGCGATCCTCCAGACGATGATCGACCTGGAACGCATGTTTCCCCGAGAGGGGACGGCCGTCGATGACGCGACGTCAGCCTCGGGAGACGTGCCCCTTCGCGCGACGGGCGAGCCCCGGTTCTGGCAGGTGGGCGATTACCACCTCTTGCGAGAGATTGGGCGAGGGGGGATGGGGGTCGTCTACGAGGCCGAGCAAATCTCGCTCGGCCGACGGGTGGCGTTGAAGATCTTGCCGAGCCACATCGTCTTCGATCCGGCCATGCTCGAACGGTTCCGGCGCGAGGCGAGGGCGGCGGCCCGCCTGCATCATACGAACATCGTGCCGGTGTTCGAGGTCGGCCAGGAAGGGGAACTGGCCTACTACGCCATGCAGTTCATCCAGGGGCGCGGGCTCGACCGGGTGATCGAGGAGCTGCGGAAGCACCGCGAGCATCAGGTGGCCGAAACCCTCTCACCCGAGGAGGCGAGGGCGATCAAGGCGGAGGCCCTGACCTCGGATCGGGACGAAAGCAGCCTGAGCCTGGCCGCCCGATCGCTCTGGACCGGGCAGTTCGCGGTTCGGGCGTTCGACGCGGGCACCAGCCTGATTGCCATTCCCAGCACCGACGCGACGTTGATCGAACCCTCGGAGTGGTGGGAAGACGTCCGGAGGCTCGGCAATCCCTCGGACCCGGGGGCCAGGACCGACCGGATCGGCTCATCGACGTTGCGGTCGAATGGGCGGTTGCCCTATTTCCGGAGCGTGGCCAGGCTCGGAAAGCAAGTGGCGCAGGCGCTGGCATATGCTCATGGTCGGGGGATCATTCACCGCGACATCAAGCCGAGCAACCTGTTGCTCGACGACGACGGGGTGATCTGGGTCACCGACTTCGGGCTGGCGCAGGTGGAGCAGGATCGGCCGTTGACCCGGACGGGGGACCTGCTGGGGACGCTCCGTTACCTGGCTCCCGAGTGCTTTCGGAACCGGGCCGACGCGAGGGCCGATCTGTATGCGCTGGGCCTGACCTTGTACGAGATGCTGGCCCTGCGTCCGGCCTTTTCCGCGGCCGACCGGCTGCTGCTGATCGAGCAGATCCGGACCGAGGAGCCGACACCGCTCCGGCAGATCGACGCGAGCATCCCGCGGGATCTGGAAACGATTCTGCTCAAGGCGACGGACAAGGACCCCGACGCGCGGTATCAGACGGCTTCGGCCCTGGCCGAGGACCTGGGCCGGTTTTTGGAAGACCGGCCGATCGCGGCGCGGCCGATCGGCGTGCCCGAGCGTCTGGTGCGCTGGTGCCGTCGCAAGCCGGATGTGGCGGCGATGACCGGGGCGATCTTCGGGCTCTTGCTGACGATTGCCGTGGGGGCGTCGGTTCTGGCCGTGCGGCTGGAACGCTCGGCCCGCGATGCCTTTGCCTCGGCCGAGGCGGCCAACGACGCGGCGACGAGGGCGCTGCGCGCCCGGGTTGAAGCCGATGCGGCCAACCGAGAGCTGTTCGCCACCCAGGATCGGCTGCGACGGAACCTGTACGCCTCTCGGGTCAACGCGGCGCTTTCGGCCTGGAACGCGAACGATATGGGGCAGTTCCACGTCTTGCTCGACAAGGCCGAGCCGAGCGAGGAGGATCAGGACCTGATCGGCTGGGAATGGGATTATCTGCGGCGGCTGAGCGGTCCCGATCGGCTGCGGTTCGACGAACACACCCGAGAAGTCAATGCGGTCCACTTCAGCCCCGACGGCCGGACGCTCGCCTCGATTCAGTGGGGCGGCCGGGTCGTGCTTCGGGACGTGAGGACCGGCTCGGTGCTGCGCACGTTGCCGGGGTCGGACAATCTTGAGATTACCGGCCCGAAAAGCATCGGGGTGTTCGGGGTGGCGTTCAGCCCCGATGGTCGGATTGTGGTGGCGCAGAATCCGGACACCCTGCAGCCGACCAGTTACGAGGTGGCGAGCGGTCGGCGGCTGACCTCGTATGACGGGGTCGAAGGTTCGGTCATCGACCTGGAGATCAGCCCTGATGGGCGATGGCTGGCCGGGGCGATCTCGACGCACCGCCTGATGCTCTGGGACCTGGCGACGGGGCGGCTCGTGACCACGATCGACGGCGCCCATCGGTCTTCGGTGTTGAGTCTGGCGTTCAGCCCCGATGGTCAGACGCTGGTGACGAGTGGGATGGATGGCGTGATTCAGCTCTGGGACGTCGAGCCGTTACGGTCGAGGGCGCGGTTGGTGGGGCACGCGGGGCAGGTCTTCGGGGTGGCGATCAGTCCCGACGGCCAGACGATCGCCTCGGTCGGGCGGGACGGCTCGATCCGGCTCTGGGACATGGAGGAGCAGCATGAGAGCGCCCTCGTGCAGCGTGCCGGTCCCTTGCAAATCGCCGTGGCGTTCAGCCCCAATGGTCGGCAGCTGGCCTCGGCCGGCCTGGACAAGGCGGTGACGGTCTGGGACCTCGATTCGGGGGAGCCGGTTCGGGTCTTCCAGGGGCACGAAGATACCGTGGTCAGCCTCGACTTCAGCCCCGACGGCCGGTTGATCGCCTCGGCGAGCTTCGACCGAACGGTACGACTCTGGAACCTGGACGAAGCAAACCAGCCGCGCACGCTGCGGAACGTCGAGGCCCTGGCAAGCCTGGACCGACCCATCGACCTGGCCTTCACTCCCGACGGTCAGCGGGTGGCGGCCTCGTACGCCAACGGATTTTTGAAGGGATGGACGGTGGATCAGGGAGAGATCGTCATCTTCTTCCCCATGCTCGATCCCAATGATGGGCGCCAGGATCGGCGGATCGACGCGATTGCCTTCAGCCCCGATGGTCGTCGGCTTGCGATGAGCAGCCCCGACCATCAGATCATTTTCTACGACGCGGACCCGCATTTCATCGCGGGGGTCATCCCCTCGGCTCATGAGGATACGATCAAGGATCTTGCCTTCACCCCGGACGGGAAGCGGATCGTCTCGGTCTCGGACGATGGACGATTGCGGCTCTGGGATGCGACGACCTACGAGAATCTTTTTACGTATGAAGGCTTGTTGGAAGGAATTCATCACGTGACGATCAGCCCCAACGGCCGGTTGATTGCCGCGGCAGGCGTGGATGGGCGGGTCAAGGTGCTGGAGGCCGCGACCGGCGCGGAGTTGCACTCGTTTTCCGGCCATGCCGGGGCGGTCTACAGCGTGGTCTTTCATCCCGACGGGCGTCGGCTGGCCTCGGCCGGGGTCGATGCGAGGATTTGCTTCTGGGACGTGGAAAACGGGAAGCCGCTCGACACGATGACCGGGCACTCGGGAGTAATTCATGACCTGGCCTTTAGCCCCGATGGGCGTCGGCTCGCGTCGGCCGGGTCGGACCGAACGGTTCGCCTCTGGGACATGACCAGCGGTCTGGAAGTGCTGACCATGAAAGACCACACCGATCGGGTTCGCCGGGTCGCCTTCAGCCCCGACGGCCGGACCCTGGCTTCAATCAGCGATGACCAGACGGTCAAGCTCCGGGACGCCTTGCCGATGCCAGACGGTTCCGACGCGACGACCGTTGCGGACGACTCGGAAACGCCCGCGCGGCTTGCCGACGAACCGAACCTTGCGGTCGGCGAGTGGTCGGAGGCGGTGCGTCGGCCTCAAGGAGCAGGGGGAGGTGTGGGAGTGGACGGCGTCGGGCCGGGTGGTTCGGGGGCCGGGGCCGAGGAGGCGCGGGCGATCTCCTGGAAGTAG
- a CDS encoding RNA polymerase sigma factor, with protein sequence MGRSPDEVLDDWLVLAAQEGEVHAFETLARRWHRRLIAHAYRRTAHTEGATEATQEAWLAIIRGLPRLHDPSRFPAWAYRIVDHKAVDWLRRRRRQRSLDDRLQAHPEVIDPNPQTRSPDAEEPLDAVDRLRRALNDLPSDQRLLLALSYTEGRSVREIAELLAIPEGTVKSRLFHARQHLKRRMEQSP encoded by the coding sequence GTGGGCCGATCACCCGACGAGGTCCTGGACGACTGGCTCGTGCTGGCCGCTCAAGAGGGGGAGGTCCATGCCTTCGAAACGCTCGCCCGGCGCTGGCATCGTCGCCTGATCGCCCATGCCTACCGTCGCACGGCGCACACCGAGGGAGCCACCGAGGCCACCCAGGAGGCCTGGCTGGCGATCATCCGCGGCTTGCCTCGGCTCCACGATCCGTCTCGCTTTCCGGCCTGGGCCTACCGCATCGTCGATCACAAGGCGGTCGATTGGCTCCGCCGTCGCCGCCGCCAGCGATCACTCGACGACCGGCTCCAGGCCCATCCCGAAGTCATCGACCCCAATCCCCAAACCCGATCACCCGACGCCGAGGAACCGCTCGACGCCGTCGATCGGCTCCGACGCGCCCTGAACGATCTGCCAAGCGATCAGCGACTCCTGCTGGCCCTCTCCTACACCGAGGGCCGTTCGGTTCGAGAGATCGCAGAGTTGCTCGCCATTCCCGAAGGAACGGTCAAGTCTCGCCTGTTCCACGCCCGCCAACATCTCAAACGCCGGATGGAGCAATCGCCATGA